The following are encoded together in the Bos javanicus breed banteng chromosome X, ARS-OSU_banteng_1.0, whole genome shotgun sequence genome:
- the USP11 gene encoding ubiquitin carboxyl-terminal hydrolase 11 isoform X2 has protein sequence MAVAPWLYGGLCFRFRDQNPEVAVEGPFLLPAAVAVRGGQMAMAAVAANPADTAATAVDHRKPRREKVPGLESQRRQIENGRRRPLRVGESWFLVGHHWYKQWEVYVQGGNQDSSTFPGCINNAELFEDQVNWRLKKGLVEGEDYVLLPAAAWHYLVNWYGLEHGQPPIERKVVELPSTHKVEVYSVELLLVRHSDMDTPHTAQFSQTDSVDLVLHTAREQFLVSPQEETRLWIKNAEGSFERLCNTRVTVLDAALKTGQVVVMETRNKDGTWPSAQPHDTRSTLEEEEDFQGQPGICGLTNLGNTCFMNSALQCLSNVPQLTEYFLKNRYLEELNFCNPLGMKGEIAQAYADLVKQAWSGHHRSIVPQVFKTKVGHFASQFLGYQQHDSQELLSFLLDGLHEDLNRIKKKEYVELCDAAGRPDQEVAQEAWQNHKRRNDSVIVDTFHGLFKSTLVCPDCGNVSVTFDPFCYLSVPLPVSHKRVMEVFFVSMDPRRKPEQHRLVVPKKGKISDLCVALAKHTGISPERMMVADVFSHRFYKIYQLEESLSSILDRDDIFIYEVSGRAAIGENSREDVVLPIYLRERTPARDYNSSYYGLMLFGHPLLVSVPRDRLSWDALYHILLYRLSRYVTRPSSDDEDDGDEKDLEDKDRLPKPGRVTEGSSQDPGLEQAGPSSRVVSRSRAPVDNSPGPSHWPQRARRKHLFTLHTVNSNGTSDRSTFNEDTHGVSFSSQPYIAIDWEPEMKKRYYDEVEAEGYVKHDCVGYVLKKAPVQLQECIELFTTVETLEKENPWYCPTCKQHQLATKKLDLWMLPETLIIHLKRFSYTKFSREKLDTLVEFPIRDLDFSEFVIKPQNDSARELYKYDLIAVSNHYGGLRDGHYTTFACNKDSGQWHYFDDSSVSPVTENQIESKAAYVLFYQRQDVARRLQTQASSSKPPASSACGAPPKSEFVDVN, from the exons ATGGCAGTAGCCCCCTGGCTGTATGGGGGGCTCTGCTTCCGTTTCCGGGACCAAAATCCGGAAGTGGCCGTTGAGGGGCCCTTCCTACTCCCAGCTGCGGTGGCCGTTAGAGGAGGGCAAATGGCTATGGCGGCGGTCGCAGCGAATCCCGCGGATACGGCTGCGACTGCGGTCGACCACCGAAAGCCACGGCGGGAAAAGGTGCCGGGCCTGGAGAGCCAACGGCGCCAGATCGAGAATGGGCGACGGCGTCCGCTGCGGGTCGGCGAAAGCTG GTTCCTCGTGGGGCATCACTGGTACAAGCAGTGGGAGGTGTACGTGCAGGGAGGAAATCAGGACTCCAGCACCTTCCCTGGCTGCATCAACAATGCTGAACTCTTTGAAG ACCAGGTAAACTGGCGCCTCAAGAAGGGATTGGTGGAAGGTGAGGACTATGTGCTGCTCCCAGCGGCTGCTTGGCATTACCTGGTCAACTGGTATGGTCTAGAGCATGGCCAGCCTCCCATTGAACGCAAG GTTGTGGAACTGCCCAGCACCCACAAGGTTGAAGTGTACTCAGTAGAACTGTTGCTTGTCCGGCACAGTGATATGGACACACCTCACACGGCTCAATTCAGCCAGACAGATTCTGTTG ACCTAGTTTTGCACACCGCTCGAGAGCAGTTTCTGGTGAGCCCCCAGGAAGAGACTCGGCTGTGGATCAAGAACGCGGAGGGCTCTTTTGAGAGGTTGTGCAACACCCGCGTCACAGTGCTTGACGCCGCTCTCAAGACTGggcag GTGGTTGTCATGGAGACCCGAAACAAGGATGGCACTTGGCCCAGTGCCCAGCCACATGACAC GCGCAGCacattggaggaggaagaggacttCCAGGGCCAGCCAGGCATCTGTGGTCTTACCAATCTGGGCAACACATGCTTCATGAACTCGGCCCTGCAG TGCCTCAGTAACGTGCCGCAGCTCACAGAGTACTTCCTTAAAAACCGATACCTGGAGGAGCTCAACTTCTGCAACCCACTGGGCATGAAGGGGGAGATTGCACAGGCCTATGCGGACCTGGTGAAACAGGCATGGTCTGGCCACCACCGCTCCATTGTGCCCCAGGTGTTCAAG ACCAAGGTCGGCCACTTTGCGTCCCAGTTTCTGGGCTACCAGCAGCATGACTCACAGGAGCTGCTGTCGTTCCTCCTGGATGGGCTACACGAGGACCTCAATCGCATCAAGAAGAAGGAATATGTGGAGCTATGTGATGCTGCTGGGAGGCCAGATCAG GAGGTTGCTCAGGAAGCTTGGCAAAACCACAAACGGCGGAATGATTCTGTGATCGTGGACACTTTCCATGGCCTCTTCAAATCCACACTGGTGTGCCCTGATTGTGGCAATGTGTCTGTGACCTTCGACCCCTTCTGCTACCTCAGTGTCCCACTGCCTGTGAGCCATAAGAGGGTCATGGAGGTCTTCTTTGTCTCCATGGACCCCCGCCGCAAGCCGGAGCAG CACCGGCTCGTGGTCCCCAAGAAAGGCAAGATCTCGGATCTGTGTGTGGCTCTGGCCAAACACACTGGCATCTCGCCAGAAAGG ATGATGGTGGCTGATGTCTTCAGTCACCGCTTCTACAAGATCTACCAGCTGGAGGAGTCCCTGAGCAGCATCTTGGACCGAGATGATATCTTCAT ATATGAGGTGTCGGGCAGGGCTGCTATTGGTGAGAACTCCAGAGAGGATGTTGTGCTTCCTATCTACCTGCGGGAGCGCACCCCAGCCCGGGACTATAACAGTTCCTATTATGGCTTGATGCTCTTTGGGCACCCGCTCCTGGTGTCAGTGCCCCGGGACCGGCTCTCGTGGGACGCCCTGTATCACATCCTGCTGTACCGCCTCTC ACGCTACGTGACCAGACCCAGCTCGGATGATGAGGATGACGGGGATGAGAAAg ACCTGGAGGATAAGGATAGGCTCCCTAAGCCTGGACGTGTGACTGAGGGCAGCTCCCAAGACCCTGGGCTGGAGCAGGCTGGACCTAGCTCCAGAGTCGTGAGCAGAAGTCGGGCCCCTGTGGACAACTCTCCTGGGCCATCTCACTGGCCCCAGAGGGCACGGCGCAAGCACCTCTTCACCCTGCACACAGTGAATTCCAATGGGACCAGTGACCGCTCGACCTTCAACGAGGATACCCATGGTGTCTCCTTCAGCT CCCAGCCGTACATTGCCATCGACTGGGAACCAGAGATGAAGAAGCGTTACTATGACGAGGTGGAGGCTGAG GGCTACGTGAAGCATGACTGCGTTGGGTACGTGCTGAAGAAGGCACCAGTGCAGCTGCAGGAATGCATTGAGCTCTTCACCACCGTTGagaccctagagaaggaaaaccCCTG GTACTGCCCCACTTGCAAGCAGCACCAGCTGGCCACCAAGAAGCTGGACCTGTGGATGCTACCAGAGACACTCATCATCCACCTGAAGCGCTTTTCCTACACCAAGTTCTCCAGAGAAAAGCTGGACACCCTTGTGGAGTTTCCTATCCG GGACCTGGACTTCTCTGAGTTTGTCATCAAGCCACAGAACGACTCAGCCCGGGAGCTGTACAAATACGATCTGATCGCAGTTTCCAACCATTATGGGGGCCTGCGGGATGGACACT ACACGACATTTGCCTGCAACAAGGACAGTGGTCAGTGGCACTACTTCGATGACAGCAGCGTCTCACCTGTGACAGAGAATCAGATTGAG tccaaggcaGCCTATGTCCTCTTCTACCAACGCCAGGACGTGGCACGCCGTCTGCAAACCCAGGCCAGCTCGTCAAAGCCCCCCGCATCGTCTGCCTGTGGTGCCCCACCCAAATCAGAGTTCGTGGATGTAAACTGA
- the USP11 gene encoding ubiquitin carboxyl-terminal hydrolase 11 isoform X1: protein MAVAPWLYGGLCFRFRDQNPEVAVEGPFLLPAAVAVRGGQMAMAAVAANPADTAATAVDHRKPRREKVPGLESQRRQIENGRRRPLRVGESWFLVGHHWYKQWEVYVQGGNQDSSTFPGCINNAELFEDQVNWRLKKGLVEGEDYVLLPAAAWHYLVNWYGLEHGQPPIERKVVELPSTHKVEVYSVELLLVRHSDMDTPHTAQFSQTDSVDLVLHTAREQFLVSPQEETRLWIKNAEGSFERLCNTRVTVLDAALKTGQVVVMETRNKDGTWPSAQPHDTRSTLEEEEDFQGQPGICGLTNLGNTCFMNSALQCLSNVPQLTEYFLKNRYLEELNFCNPLGMKGEIAQAYADLVKQAWSGHHRSIVPQVFKTKVGHFASQFLGYQQHDSQELLSFLLDGLHEDLNRIKKKEYVELCDAAGRPDQEVAQEAWQNHKRRNDSVIVDTFHGLFKSTLVCPDCGNVSVTFDPFCYLSVPLPVSHKRVMEVFFVSMDPRRKPEQHRLVVPKKGKISDLCVALAKHTGISPERMMVADVFSHRFYKIYQLEESLSSILDRDDIFIYEVSGRAAIGENSREDVVLPIYLRERTPARDYNSSYYGLMLFGHPLLVSVPRDRLSWDALYHILLYRLSRYVTRPSSDDEDDGDEKADLEDKDRLPKPGRVTEGSSQDPGLEQAGPSSRVVSRSRAPVDNSPGPSHWPQRARRKHLFTLHTVNSNGTSDRSTFNEDTHGVSFSSQPYIAIDWEPEMKKRYYDEVEAEGYVKHDCVGYVLKKAPVQLQECIELFTTVETLEKENPWYCPTCKQHQLATKKLDLWMLPETLIIHLKRFSYTKFSREKLDTLVEFPIRDLDFSEFVIKPQNDSARELYKYDLIAVSNHYGGLRDGHYTTFACNKDSGQWHYFDDSSVSPVTENQIESKAAYVLFYQRQDVARRLQTQASSSKPPASSACGAPPKSEFVDVN, encoded by the exons ATGGCAGTAGCCCCCTGGCTGTATGGGGGGCTCTGCTTCCGTTTCCGGGACCAAAATCCGGAAGTGGCCGTTGAGGGGCCCTTCCTACTCCCAGCTGCGGTGGCCGTTAGAGGAGGGCAAATGGCTATGGCGGCGGTCGCAGCGAATCCCGCGGATACGGCTGCGACTGCGGTCGACCACCGAAAGCCACGGCGGGAAAAGGTGCCGGGCCTGGAGAGCCAACGGCGCCAGATCGAGAATGGGCGACGGCGTCCGCTGCGGGTCGGCGAAAGCTG GTTCCTCGTGGGGCATCACTGGTACAAGCAGTGGGAGGTGTACGTGCAGGGAGGAAATCAGGACTCCAGCACCTTCCCTGGCTGCATCAACAATGCTGAACTCTTTGAAG ACCAGGTAAACTGGCGCCTCAAGAAGGGATTGGTGGAAGGTGAGGACTATGTGCTGCTCCCAGCGGCTGCTTGGCATTACCTGGTCAACTGGTATGGTCTAGAGCATGGCCAGCCTCCCATTGAACGCAAG GTTGTGGAACTGCCCAGCACCCACAAGGTTGAAGTGTACTCAGTAGAACTGTTGCTTGTCCGGCACAGTGATATGGACACACCTCACACGGCTCAATTCAGCCAGACAGATTCTGTTG ACCTAGTTTTGCACACCGCTCGAGAGCAGTTTCTGGTGAGCCCCCAGGAAGAGACTCGGCTGTGGATCAAGAACGCGGAGGGCTCTTTTGAGAGGTTGTGCAACACCCGCGTCACAGTGCTTGACGCCGCTCTCAAGACTGggcag GTGGTTGTCATGGAGACCCGAAACAAGGATGGCACTTGGCCCAGTGCCCAGCCACATGACAC GCGCAGCacattggaggaggaagaggacttCCAGGGCCAGCCAGGCATCTGTGGTCTTACCAATCTGGGCAACACATGCTTCATGAACTCGGCCCTGCAG TGCCTCAGTAACGTGCCGCAGCTCACAGAGTACTTCCTTAAAAACCGATACCTGGAGGAGCTCAACTTCTGCAACCCACTGGGCATGAAGGGGGAGATTGCACAGGCCTATGCGGACCTGGTGAAACAGGCATGGTCTGGCCACCACCGCTCCATTGTGCCCCAGGTGTTCAAG ACCAAGGTCGGCCACTTTGCGTCCCAGTTTCTGGGCTACCAGCAGCATGACTCACAGGAGCTGCTGTCGTTCCTCCTGGATGGGCTACACGAGGACCTCAATCGCATCAAGAAGAAGGAATATGTGGAGCTATGTGATGCTGCTGGGAGGCCAGATCAG GAGGTTGCTCAGGAAGCTTGGCAAAACCACAAACGGCGGAATGATTCTGTGATCGTGGACACTTTCCATGGCCTCTTCAAATCCACACTGGTGTGCCCTGATTGTGGCAATGTGTCTGTGACCTTCGACCCCTTCTGCTACCTCAGTGTCCCACTGCCTGTGAGCCATAAGAGGGTCATGGAGGTCTTCTTTGTCTCCATGGACCCCCGCCGCAAGCCGGAGCAG CACCGGCTCGTGGTCCCCAAGAAAGGCAAGATCTCGGATCTGTGTGTGGCTCTGGCCAAACACACTGGCATCTCGCCAGAAAGG ATGATGGTGGCTGATGTCTTCAGTCACCGCTTCTACAAGATCTACCAGCTGGAGGAGTCCCTGAGCAGCATCTTGGACCGAGATGATATCTTCAT ATATGAGGTGTCGGGCAGGGCTGCTATTGGTGAGAACTCCAGAGAGGATGTTGTGCTTCCTATCTACCTGCGGGAGCGCACCCCAGCCCGGGACTATAACAGTTCCTATTATGGCTTGATGCTCTTTGGGCACCCGCTCCTGGTGTCAGTGCCCCGGGACCGGCTCTCGTGGGACGCCCTGTATCACATCCTGCTGTACCGCCTCTC ACGCTACGTGACCAGACCCAGCTCGGATGATGAGGATGACGGGGATGAGAAAg CAGACCTGGAGGATAAGGATAGGCTCCCTAAGCCTGGACGTGTGACTGAGGGCAGCTCCCAAGACCCTGGGCTGGAGCAGGCTGGACCTAGCTCCAGAGTCGTGAGCAGAAGTCGGGCCCCTGTGGACAACTCTCCTGGGCCATCTCACTGGCCCCAGAGGGCACGGCGCAAGCACCTCTTCACCCTGCACACAGTGAATTCCAATGGGACCAGTGACCGCTCGACCTTCAACGAGGATACCCATGGTGTCTCCTTCAGCT CCCAGCCGTACATTGCCATCGACTGGGAACCAGAGATGAAGAAGCGTTACTATGACGAGGTGGAGGCTGAG GGCTACGTGAAGCATGACTGCGTTGGGTACGTGCTGAAGAAGGCACCAGTGCAGCTGCAGGAATGCATTGAGCTCTTCACCACCGTTGagaccctagagaaggaaaaccCCTG GTACTGCCCCACTTGCAAGCAGCACCAGCTGGCCACCAAGAAGCTGGACCTGTGGATGCTACCAGAGACACTCATCATCCACCTGAAGCGCTTTTCCTACACCAAGTTCTCCAGAGAAAAGCTGGACACCCTTGTGGAGTTTCCTATCCG GGACCTGGACTTCTCTGAGTTTGTCATCAAGCCACAGAACGACTCAGCCCGGGAGCTGTACAAATACGATCTGATCGCAGTTTCCAACCATTATGGGGGCCTGCGGGATGGACACT ACACGACATTTGCCTGCAACAAGGACAGTGGTCAGTGGCACTACTTCGATGACAGCAGCGTCTCACCTGTGACAGAGAATCAGATTGAG tccaaggcaGCCTATGTCCTCTTCTACCAACGCCAGGACGTGGCACGCCGTCTGCAAACCCAGGCCAGCTCGTCAAAGCCCCCCGCATCGTCTGCCTGTGGTGCCCCACCCAAATCAGAGTTCGTGGATGTAAACTGA
- the USP11 gene encoding ubiquitin carboxyl-terminal hydrolase 11 isoform X5, translated as MAVAPWLYGGLCFRFRDQNPEVAVEGPFLLPAAVAVRGGQMAMAAVAANPADTAATAVDHRKPRREKVPGLESQRRQIENGRRRPLRVGESWFLVGHHWYKQWEVYVQGGNQDSSTFPGCINNAELFEDQVNWRLKKGLVEGEDYVLLPAAAWHYLVNWYGLEHGQPPIERKVVELPSTHKVEVYSVELLLVRHSDMDTPHTAQFSQTDSVDLVLHTAREQFLVSPQEETRLWIKNAEGSFERLCNTRVTVLDAALKTGQVVVMETRNKDGTWPSAQPHDTRSTLEEEEDFQGQPGICGLTNLGNTCFMNSALQCLSNVPQLTEYFLKNRYLEELNFCNPLGMKGEIAQAYADLVKQAWSGHHRSIVPQVFKTKVGHFASQFLGYQQHDSQELLSFLLDGLHEDLNRIKKKEYVELCDAAGRPDQEVAQEAWQNHKRRNDSVIVDTFHGLFKSTLVCPDCGNVSVTFDPFCYLSVPLPVSHKRVMEVFFVSMDPRRKPEQHRLVVPKKGKISDLCVALAKHTGISPERMMVADVFSHRFYKIYQLEESLSSILDRDDIFIRYVTRPSSDDEDDGDEKADLEDKDRLPKPGRVTEGSSQDPGLEQAGPSSRVVSRSRAPVDNSPGPSHWPQRARRKHLFTLHTVNSNGTSDRSTFNEDTHGVSFSSQPYIAIDWEPEMKKRYYDEVEAEGYVKHDCVGYVLKKAPVQLQECIELFTTVETLEKENPWYCPTCKQHQLATKKLDLWMLPETLIIHLKRFSYTKFSREKLDTLVEFPIRDLDFSEFVIKPQNDSARELYKYDLIAVSNHYGGLRDGHYTTFACNKDSGQWHYFDDSSVSPVTENQIESKAAYVLFYQRQDVARRLQTQASSSKPPASSACGAPPKSEFVDVN; from the exons ATGGCAGTAGCCCCCTGGCTGTATGGGGGGCTCTGCTTCCGTTTCCGGGACCAAAATCCGGAAGTGGCCGTTGAGGGGCCCTTCCTACTCCCAGCTGCGGTGGCCGTTAGAGGAGGGCAAATGGCTATGGCGGCGGTCGCAGCGAATCCCGCGGATACGGCTGCGACTGCGGTCGACCACCGAAAGCCACGGCGGGAAAAGGTGCCGGGCCTGGAGAGCCAACGGCGCCAGATCGAGAATGGGCGACGGCGTCCGCTGCGGGTCGGCGAAAGCTG GTTCCTCGTGGGGCATCACTGGTACAAGCAGTGGGAGGTGTACGTGCAGGGAGGAAATCAGGACTCCAGCACCTTCCCTGGCTGCATCAACAATGCTGAACTCTTTGAAG ACCAGGTAAACTGGCGCCTCAAGAAGGGATTGGTGGAAGGTGAGGACTATGTGCTGCTCCCAGCGGCTGCTTGGCATTACCTGGTCAACTGGTATGGTCTAGAGCATGGCCAGCCTCCCATTGAACGCAAG GTTGTGGAACTGCCCAGCACCCACAAGGTTGAAGTGTACTCAGTAGAACTGTTGCTTGTCCGGCACAGTGATATGGACACACCTCACACGGCTCAATTCAGCCAGACAGATTCTGTTG ACCTAGTTTTGCACACCGCTCGAGAGCAGTTTCTGGTGAGCCCCCAGGAAGAGACTCGGCTGTGGATCAAGAACGCGGAGGGCTCTTTTGAGAGGTTGTGCAACACCCGCGTCACAGTGCTTGACGCCGCTCTCAAGACTGggcag GTGGTTGTCATGGAGACCCGAAACAAGGATGGCACTTGGCCCAGTGCCCAGCCACATGACAC GCGCAGCacattggaggaggaagaggacttCCAGGGCCAGCCAGGCATCTGTGGTCTTACCAATCTGGGCAACACATGCTTCATGAACTCGGCCCTGCAG TGCCTCAGTAACGTGCCGCAGCTCACAGAGTACTTCCTTAAAAACCGATACCTGGAGGAGCTCAACTTCTGCAACCCACTGGGCATGAAGGGGGAGATTGCACAGGCCTATGCGGACCTGGTGAAACAGGCATGGTCTGGCCACCACCGCTCCATTGTGCCCCAGGTGTTCAAG ACCAAGGTCGGCCACTTTGCGTCCCAGTTTCTGGGCTACCAGCAGCATGACTCACAGGAGCTGCTGTCGTTCCTCCTGGATGGGCTACACGAGGACCTCAATCGCATCAAGAAGAAGGAATATGTGGAGCTATGTGATGCTGCTGGGAGGCCAGATCAG GAGGTTGCTCAGGAAGCTTGGCAAAACCACAAACGGCGGAATGATTCTGTGATCGTGGACACTTTCCATGGCCTCTTCAAATCCACACTGGTGTGCCCTGATTGTGGCAATGTGTCTGTGACCTTCGACCCCTTCTGCTACCTCAGTGTCCCACTGCCTGTGAGCCATAAGAGGGTCATGGAGGTCTTCTTTGTCTCCATGGACCCCCGCCGCAAGCCGGAGCAG CACCGGCTCGTGGTCCCCAAGAAAGGCAAGATCTCGGATCTGTGTGTGGCTCTGGCCAAACACACTGGCATCTCGCCAGAAAGG ATGATGGTGGCTGATGTCTTCAGTCACCGCTTCTACAAGATCTACCAGCTGGAGGAGTCCCTGAGCAGCATCTTGGACCGAGATGATATCTTCAT ACGCTACGTGACCAGACCCAGCTCGGATGATGAGGATGACGGGGATGAGAAAg CAGACCTGGAGGATAAGGATAGGCTCCCTAAGCCTGGACGTGTGACTGAGGGCAGCTCCCAAGACCCTGGGCTGGAGCAGGCTGGACCTAGCTCCAGAGTCGTGAGCAGAAGTCGGGCCCCTGTGGACAACTCTCCTGGGCCATCTCACTGGCCCCAGAGGGCACGGCGCAAGCACCTCTTCACCCTGCACACAGTGAATTCCAATGGGACCAGTGACCGCTCGACCTTCAACGAGGATACCCATGGTGTCTCCTTCAGCT CCCAGCCGTACATTGCCATCGACTGGGAACCAGAGATGAAGAAGCGTTACTATGACGAGGTGGAGGCTGAG GGCTACGTGAAGCATGACTGCGTTGGGTACGTGCTGAAGAAGGCACCAGTGCAGCTGCAGGAATGCATTGAGCTCTTCACCACCGTTGagaccctagagaaggaaaaccCCTG GTACTGCCCCACTTGCAAGCAGCACCAGCTGGCCACCAAGAAGCTGGACCTGTGGATGCTACCAGAGACACTCATCATCCACCTGAAGCGCTTTTCCTACACCAAGTTCTCCAGAGAAAAGCTGGACACCCTTGTGGAGTTTCCTATCCG GGACCTGGACTTCTCTGAGTTTGTCATCAAGCCACAGAACGACTCAGCCCGGGAGCTGTACAAATACGATCTGATCGCAGTTTCCAACCATTATGGGGGCCTGCGGGATGGACACT ACACGACATTTGCCTGCAACAAGGACAGTGGTCAGTGGCACTACTTCGATGACAGCAGCGTCTCACCTGTGACAGAGAATCAGATTGAG tccaaggcaGCCTATGTCCTCTTCTACCAACGCCAGGACGTGGCACGCCGTCTGCAAACCCAGGCCAGCTCGTCAAAGCCCCCCGCATCGTCTGCCTGTGGTGCCCCACCCAAATCAGAGTTCGTGGATGTAAACTGA